ACTATCTGGACCGTACTCTCTCTCCCCTAAATTTTCTTCCCTAGCCCCTTTCCTCTTCTACTAGTATTCCTCTTTTCCACAGGCAGTTCCACTGTGGACGCCTCTACCCTTTCGAcccttctgtctttttcttttcttcccttccttcctgctcgccttttttccccttcttttccttccttccttccttcttcattcattcatttcctactatgtgtcaggtattGTTCCAGGATCTGGGTGTACagcaataaatgaaaaagaagattcCAGATATTGGGAAGTTTGTATCctgtgggaaggggaaggagggagaaatatCCCAAAATAATAAGGGAATTTCAGGTCACGACAAGAGCTTTGAAGAGAATCAAACTGGGTAAGTGATAGATGGGCCTGGGGGTCGGGAAGGGGGAAGACTGCTTGAGAGAGGATGGAAAGTCTATTGGAAAGGATTAAAATTGAGGCCTGAATTATAGGAAAGATTCTGCCAAAGGAAAAGTGTTCCATATAGAGAGGATGGCCATGCAAGGGCCTTGCAGTAAGAGTGAGTGCAGCAAGTCTAAGCAAGTGAGTGCAAGCTGGCATGGTTAGAGCCTGGAGGACACACAGAGTGGTAAGAAGACATGAAGTCAGTCTGCAGGGGCAAGATTCCATCCGGCCTGGGAGGTAATGTAGGGGCGCTGAAATTTATTCTAAATGCAGTAGGAAGGCAGGTCCTAGCAAAGTAATGAATTCTCTAGAACAGTGACTATTCATTATTTAGTTCCTATGCATTCTCCATAGGCTGGTCCTATAAAGATTCCGTGACAGTGGGACACACAGGAAGAATTTATTACAGGAGCtgctggctggctccgtcagtggagcatgtgactcttgatctcggggttgtgagtttgagccccatgttgggtgtagagagtacttaaaaataaaatcttaaaaaaaaaaaagaatttattacatATGGAGTCTGGGACACACAGAACAGGGGACAAATGAGAGATCCTCTGCTTCACTCTACatctttgtcttcctctcccatctctcGGACATCCTAAAGCCACCCCATTCCTACATACTTAGGCCATCTGTTCCTTGTTTCTTTTGGATAAAGTCATCATTTGGCTTTGGATTTCCATCTGTTTTTACACCAAATTATTAATAGAGATGCCTCTTTTGAATCAGTTCATTCATCCACATTTGTGTGTGGATGTTAgggaaaagatcaagaaaatctGTCAAGATCTAAGCCCAAAATCCCCACTCTTAAGAGTGATGACTCATGAAACCCAAGTCCTGGAGTGAGCTGGAAGCCACTAGCACATTTCCACTGCAGTTCTAATATATTAAGtactttttaattacattttcaatCATCTTTGACATAGCCCCCAAAGGTTTTCTAAATAAAATCcaacctaaaaacaaaaccaaaaaccagtgcCAGTTAATGAACATTTCTCAGCAAATTCATTATAGTTGAGTTAAAAATATTCCAGTGGTTCATGTGACTTAAAATTAGCCAACTTCATATCATGTATTACTGTAACTCACAATGTAACATAGTGCATATAAAAATCCCATAGTAATTCCAATTAGAATGACTCTCTACCCAAATTAAGTTACCAATTAAATAAGTCCTTCCAAATAAGGAGTGTATCCAAGATAAATTAGATTAAGCCTCTCATCATATTAATCTGATTTATATTCTCCAGCTACACAGTtgtattctctcccttttttctttaaacaacaataaaaaagaatgtacaatTCAAATGTTTCTACTTAATACAACAAAATCATggggcatctgggcggctcagttggttaagcatctgctttcagctcaggtcatgatcccagggtcctgggactgtgccccacattgggttcccttcttgacagggagcctgcctgtccctctgcccatccccttgttgtgctcttgctctctgtctcactgtcaaataaataaataaaatatttttaaaaatacaataaaatcaatTACGAATTTTTAAGCAAACAGCCCATAATTGTGAATGGCTACCTTGGGACTCCaaaatggggtgtgtgtgtgtttgtagttTTGATACCATTCACATTAGAAAAAcccatccaggggcgcctgggtggctcagtgggataaagcctctgccttgggctcaggtcatgatcccagggttctgggatcgagccctgcatcgggctctctgctcagcagggagcctgcttccccccctctctgtctctctgcctgcctctgcctgcttgggatctctctctttgtcaaataaataaataaaatcttaaaaaaaaaaattaaaaaaaaaaaaagaaaaatccatccaTTGAAATGAGTGAGAATGACAAAAGTCTTCTCAGGATGCCTCAGTGGAACAGGTGCTTTTATTTGAACTGATATGTCTCTGCAAATATACCCAGTCACAATAGGGAACTTCTTAGTCCTGATAATTATTTAAACCCTGAAGGGCGAGCAGGGTCTGTTAGAGACCTTCACCTTCCTGGTGACCAGTGTCCTTTGTAATGAAAAGGGGACTTTAGTTCTCCTCCAGCCCCCTCgcttaggattaaatgagacttCAGCTTTGGTGTAAAGCTGTCAGCTGTCCTGATCAAAGACAGCATACAAATTGGACTCTAGGAACGAGGGACAAGAGGGAGGGAGATCTGGAAGAGGATAGGAATGAAATAGCAGAACTGAGCCTGCATCTCCCGCAAACGTCCAAAGACAGCAGGCTCTAGTTAAGATCTATGGGGGAAGGCGTCTTCATGGAAACGGGGAGAAATTAGACAAGACCGGGATAGCTTTTGCCATCCTGGGTGAAAAGTCAAGGAAGAGATATGCATGCAGTAGACCACTGAATCTGAAAGAGCACAGATATAACCAGCAATGATTCCCCATCTTCTGCCTGGCTAGCTTGGATGTGACTCTCCTGCTGCTGGGCAAAAAACATTCCCAAGGAGATCCGAATGTTACTGCAACAGGCTCTAATGAGGTGTAGGCCAGGGGTGGTTCTGTTCCCGAACACGGGATGAGCCAGTGACCGGGAGAGGTTGAGTGGAGCAGCGGCATCTGAACATCCTGCCACGTCAGCCAGCAGCTCCGTTCACTTTGGACATTCCTGAGCGACACATGACATCGCACGGTAACAACACACACATGGACCTGTTTGTTCCCCAAGATCAACAGGACAAAGAGTTTCTACCATGGCAGCTTACAGAGACATTGTTCCGTCCAGGCGACAATCAGATTCTACAAAAGAGACATTGACTACACAGATACTTAGAAAGTGAATGTGGTTAAGGGAAAAGGGCAGGAGCTGGAAGTCAAGGGAAGTAGGTTCCCACCCTAGCTCTGCCGCTATCCAGCCGGGCAAACCTGGGAAGGCTGTTTTACCTCCCTTGGCCTCAGTTTGTCCACCTGCAAAGCATGGTGTGGAATTCCAGGCGCCGTGAGCTACTGTCTCAGTGCTCTCAAGGGGATCTCCGGATGGAAGCtcactggaaatttaaaaagccaacgAACATGGCGCTGAAACGACCCGTCAATGCTTCAACTCCCATGTAGACATCCAGCTTCACGAAGGAACTTGTTGGCCTCTGGTTTGATCACTATCGGCAAAGGACATTGAAGTGTCACTTTGGAGGAGAGTAGTTTTCAGACGCTCGTCTTGGAATAAGTTCAAGAGGAGTCTCAGATCATTTCCAGTTGGAACAAACCATTATTTTTAGCTTGGTTGGGGATGGCATCACGTGACAGCCTACATCTCCTTCACGAATTACAATGACAAGTCAGCCTTCATTCTAGCAATTTTGGCCCAGAATGGCTGCTCCCCGGGTGGGAGCCCTACACCCTGCAGCACACTTGAAACTACATCACTAATATCTCCATCGAAAATACACTTGAGTGTTATAAGCttatcacagaaaagaaaaagaactagtaTTTGGCAAGTGCCTTCCATGGGCTAAGCACTTGCTGGGTGTTTTACAAACATTCTGTCTCTTAATCTTCAAGGCAACCTTCAAAGGTAGGTATCACCATCCctgttttataggtgaagaaactgagactcagagtggtcatgacttgcccaagggcacaTCACTGGGACATGGCAGAGATCTGAAATAAGAATTCAGGCCCTTCCGACTTCACAGTCTATGCGTTTGCTTCTCTAACATCATGATACccagaaggaagggaaacaaatgagGGTGAACAGTCAGCCAGCAAAATTCAGAAAAAGGCTATGCTGTTAGTAAAGAGCTCACCCATTTTACATCATTCTGCAACGTccaattttcaaagaatcagaaTATGATGGAAATATTCAATATGAAATCACTACTGAACATAAGCAATCTGACCTTGATGACCCAGAAGGTGCTTGCAGACCTTGCTGTGTCTCAAAGTTCTCACTAACAATACCGACCATCAGCACACTACATacagatgaaaggaaaagaaacaccaCGTAAGGGAAGTGAGATCGCCTGTCTCCAAGTCGCCAGGCACCGTGACAGCCTTTGCTGACCGGCTTTACTACACCAGGTCAAAGAAACAAACGGAACCTGTCAATATGGTCCTGCCTCTTCAGACTTATATTCTAGACATAAATCCGTTCTCATACCCAGTGAGAGAGAAACCAATTCGAAAGTATCTTGCCTTTCACAAAATTCTACCCTTAAAATCCTAAAACGGTCATATCTTTGTGCACAATATTTTTGGCAGTTACGAGCTCTTTCACAAAGCAGAGCTGAGGACGACTGCAGAATACATCTGGTACTGAAGTGCCCCCTGGGGGAGGCAGCGTGGCTCTGTGGAGGGAGAGGGCTCCCGCCGGGGGCGAACAACCGCTCCAGCCAGAGCTACCAAAGCCAAGTTTCTTGACAGGTGTGTTCTCGGCCGTCTCAGTGACTAGATCCCTAACAACATGAAACAACATAATAATTGCAAGCAACCACGTCCAAATAAAGAACTCGATATTGGAATCATCGAGAAGCGGCCACGTTCAGAAAGGCATTTCCTGGCACGCTAGAGCAGACTGGGATGAAAGTTGTACCGAAGGCTGGAGAAGAGCCCAATATGCTTCACGAGGTTGGGCTCCACCACGTAGGCCCGCTCCCCCTTGGCCCTCAATAGGGAGTAGAGCGCCATGTCCTTGCCGAAGCCCTTGTGGCAATACACCTGGGACAGGTAGGTGAGGGTCCGGCGGGCTGCAGGGGCCGGGAAGAGCATGGCTGGGGTGCAACACTGGGAGGCAGGGACCACGCTGTACAGGGAAGGACTCAGCCGCCGCAGTTCCAGGAAATAGTGCCGGCCCACCAGTTCCACCAAACCCATGCTATACAGGGAGAAGAAGAGCATGACGGGCCAGCTGAACCCAGGGCGGCTGGCAAACCGCATGTATATCCAGGTTAGCAAGGGCCCCAGCAACATGCCCACGCCGACCCACTCCAGGATCCGCATGGGCTCCGGGTTGACGTAGTGCTGCAGCCTCTCGGGATGGTAGAGCTTCAGATAAAGGGCATCTCGGAGGTGCGGCTCCGAGAAGCGAGCCCGCAGAAGGTGCTCCAAGACCGGGAAGATCTGCTCTTCCGGAACGGCGTCGTCTTCCACCATCAGGACGTAATCTGGGTTATAGGTCTGCAGGGAGGACTCCAGGCAATAGACATagtcctgcttctccttctcaaaCGAGTTGGTCGAAGGGTCATCACCATAATCATCCTCAGTGCCCTCATAGCGGTTGGCCACGGGGACATACTTAGACAGCAGCTTGGCATCGAAATGGCTCACGCTACGTTCCACGTTGCACAGGAAGAGCTGGTGCCCCTCGCACTGGGGGCCGCATTGCTGCAGAAGCCGGTGAAACTGGGACACCACCTGCAAGACATAGTGGAAGCCAGGCTGCCTGTcgacagtgatgatggtgatgaccagccaggggcggggggtggcctGCCAGACGATGGGCACCGAGCCATTGGCAGACGGCAGCTCCTCAAAGTAGTGGAGGGCAGCTTCGCCTTCTTTCAAACTTTGCTGCAGGAACTCCTGACTCATTTGGTTTAGGTGCCAGTGGCGTAGATAGAAGTAAGAGTGCAAAAGGCGGTGACAGGCTAGGGGGGCCAGCAAGCCGAATGTCACCACCGTtaagatcaagagctggacagcGGTGCTGCCCCAGGAGAGCCGTCTCAGCCTCCGGAGGAGCATGGCAGCGGGAGGGGCTGATGCACTCATGAGGTCAACTTCTGGTCAGGTCTGGTCCCAAGAACAAACCATCCTGGAATGCAGGCCCAAATCAGCGCAAGTCAAACCTAGAGAGAGACAAGTAGAGGATGGTGAGAGAccttaaacaaaacagaacaaaacccaggGACAGAACGCAGCACACATCAACCCAGAAATTCTACCTCTAGGCTGTAGCTACTAGAGACTTCCAAGTATTTTCTCTAGAACGCTCTCCTGTGGTTGTGTCGGTTAGTGATCCCCAAGATTCTTTCATTATCTCTGCGAGTGAGGAAATCCTGGTGTATCCAAGCAAGTTGCCACACCCGCAGATGGTAGGTTGGGTTTACAATGTGCCAGGAAGTCACAGGGTAGGCTAGTATGATCCTTATTTCAATGAAGCAGCTACAGACACCTGCCTTCTTAAAACGGATGAAAAAGGAAGACTTGACACAAAGCAAATACACTTTTAAAGTAAATTCCAAAGTTAAATGTGTATTGACGGACTACGAAAACTGTCTCTTCTGCACAAGAGAAAGGActtgaaaacaagaaaaggacTCTTTAAGATTCTCTGAGATGTCTTTGTCAAGATCTTCCATTCTAATTTCCTAATCTCATACAACTAAAAACTGCaccttggggcacccgggtggtttagtcagttaagacagttaagtgtctcccttcagctcgggtcatgatcctgggatcctgggatcctgggatcaagtcccttgacgggttctctactcagcggggaaccagctcctccctcctccccctgctcctgcgtgctctctctctctctctctctcaaataaataaaatcttttaaaaaaccctgcATCTTAGTTTAATACTGAttgttcttccattttattttttatagcactACCCCAGGAACCAATATCTCCCATATGCACATGAACTCCAGAACCCCAGACTTGGGAGGGGAGGAAATACCTGAAGAAAGGTCCATGACCAGCTCTgcaatgagggagggagggatagaaagaaatgaagatggaAGAGACAGCTGTGCCCAGCCTGGTCCAGAAAGGATGTTGTAGGCGATGGTGGCTCAGAGTGCAGGCTGGAGGTCAGGCACATGTGACTCCCAACTCAGCGGGTGAAAAGTGACATCGCCTCTCCacagctgtggggcacctggctgggtcagtcagaaGAGccggtgactcttgatctcagggtcctaacttggagccccgtgttgggcatagagattacttaaataaaactttttttcaaaagattttatttatttatttgccagagagagaaagagagagcacaagcaggggagcagcaggcagaggtaaagggagaagcaggctcccctgctgagcaaggagactgacgtgggacttgatcctgcacgacctgagctgaaggcagacacttaaccgactgagccacttgggtgcctccaaataaaatttaaaaaaatgtatccatataggggcacctgattggctcagatggtttagcatctgactcttggttgcagctcaggacatggtctcagggttgtgggatcgaacccagcatcgggctccaTACTACGGgtctgcctgaaattctctctcactctgcccctccccccaactcacgaacatgctctctctcaccctctctaaaaaaataaacaaataatatcttttaaaaaaatgtatctatacaggggtgcctgggaggctcagttagttaagcatctccttcggctcaggtcatgatcctgggatcaagtcctacatcaggctccctgctcagcggggagtctgcttctccctctctctcaaataaataaataaaatctttaaaaataaagaaataaaaaagtatccATACAAACTCAAGTAATACCTCCTTGGGAGTAAGCAGACCTAATGATCTGAGGGAAAACAGACTCAGACCGAGAAACAGAATTCAAAGGACAAAGCCAGTATAACAGCGGTAATGTGAATGCAAAACTAAGCGGTGTCTAAAGAACAGAAGGTAAACCCAAACCTCTTATGTCAGAAGCATAAGAAAGTGTGTAGACATTTGGAAGAAACTACCTAGCTTGTGAGTT
This DNA window, taken from Lutra lutra chromosome 13, mLutLut1.2, whole genome shotgun sequence, encodes the following:
- the PGAP4 gene encoding post-GPI attachment to proteins factor 4 gives rise to the protein MSASAPPAAMLLRRLRRLSWGSTAVQLLILTVVTFGLLAPLACHRLLHSYFYLRHWHLNQMSQEFLQQSLKEGEAALHYFEELPSANGSVPIVWQATPRPWLVITIITVDRQPGFHYVLQVVSQFHRLLQQCGPQCEGHQLFLCNVERSVSHFDAKLLSKYVPVANRYEGTEDDYGDDPSTNSFEKEKQDYVYCLESSLQTYNPDYVLMVEDDAVPEEQIFPVLEHLLRARFSEPHLRDALYLKLYHPERLQHYVNPEPMRILEWVGVGMLLGPLLTWIYMRFASRPGFSWPVMLFFSLYSMGLVELVGRHYFLELRRLSPSLYSVVPASQCCTPAMLFPAPAARRTLTYLSQVYCHKGFGKDMALYSLLRAKGERAYVVEPNLVKHIGLFSSLRYNFHPSLL